A genomic segment from Asterias amurensis chromosome 6, ASM3211899v1 encodes:
- the LOC139938329 gene encoding kappa-type opioid receptor-like, with product MGIDVTSDSCSLSYNITEETTSNWIHTPVDTIITTIIIPIIVTIGIFSNATFVFVIFRVPRMRSETNIYLVHLALADLLFLCLSALQYFWLYATSPVSINAIFVTSAECVSFFAAINTGYFASIALITMVSFERYLAMCHPLKHLRIRTRKRTNKIVAICWLVGLVLSGLAVLRNAKITFVCLQWPDDDMYHEFPLIVAFCGVVQPWINYLTTPLLNIPWIVALVSNIYMYIKIIQMLHNRTAIGRTSQSDLTKLRTRNQVAKMLVTNGVVFFLCQVPYSVLSFTNIICIIAGIPNPIQAALGVSEDWIFVIPQLINNSVNPLIYGLISAQYRTAFTQAFQCKKQHRQPKSIHTVCTASNRAITTGSFVKNVCKTQV from the coding sequence ATGGGGATTGATGTAACATCAGATAGCTGTAGTTTGTCCTATAACATCACTGAGGAGACCACTTCCAATTGGATTCATACACCGGTGGATACCATCATAACCACTATCATCATACCGATTATAGTAACCATAGGAATCTTCAGCAACGctacttttgtttttgtcatattcCGCGTTCCTAGAATGAGATCGGAAACTAATATCTATTTGGTACACTTGGCACTGGCTGATCTTCTGTTCTTGTGCCTATCTGCGTTACAGTACTTTTGGCTCTATGCAACATCGCCAGTGTCCATTAATGCCATCTTTGTGACCTCGGCAGAGTGTGTCAGCTTTTTTGCAGCCATAAACACTGGATATTTTGCATCCATTGCTTTAATAACCATGGTTTCGTTTGAGAGATATCTTGCCATGTGCCATCCTCTAAAGCACCTGAGAATCCGTACACGGAAAAGAACCAATAAAATCGTGGCAATCTGTTGGTTAGTTGGGCTTGTGTTGTCTGGATTAGCTGTTCTGCGTAATGCTAAAATCACCTTTGTCTGCCTGCAATGGCCAGACGATGACATGTACCACGAGTTCCCATTAATTGTGGCATTTTGTGGTGTCGTACAGCCATGGATAAATTACTTGACTACTCCATTGCTAAACATTCCTTGGATAGTCGCACTGGTTTccaacatttacatgtacataaagaTCATTCAAATGTTACACAACCGGACAGCCATTGGTAGGACTTCTCAAAGTGACCTCACAAAGCTCCGAACCCGAAACCAGGTGGCCAAAATGTTGGTTACTAATGGCGTGGTGTTCTTCCTGTGTCAAGTACCATATTCTGTTCTGAGCTTCACAAATATCATCTGTATCATAGCGGGGATTCCTAATCCAATCCAAGCTGCACTCGGCGTGTCAGAAGACTGGATCTTCGTAATCCCACAATTGATCAATAACAGTGTAAATCCACTGATTTATGGACTGATCAGTGCTCAGTATCGAACTGCATTCACGCAAGCATTTCAGTGCAAAAAGCAACATAGACAGCCAAAAAGTATCCACACAGTTTGCACTGCATCAAACCGAGCCATCACGACAGGTTCGTTTGTGAAGAA